A single window of Dermochelys coriacea isolate rDerCor1 chromosome 2, rDerCor1.pri.v4, whole genome shotgun sequence DNA harbors:
- the SALL3 gene encoding sal-like protein 3 isoform X2 → MSRRKQAKPQHLKSDEELQAEVVSEHVPGEGADDGDSGNESRSGSEETNICEKCCAEFFKWTDFLEHKKNCTKNPLVLIVNEDEAAPPASEEFPELSPASSPSDQAESEAAEESVQPENNESCEIKNTEKEEEPMEVETSVEKSFQNQGTSNTATPLPQIPESSSMTNYNMPNTNVTLETLLSTKVAVAQFSQNARSAASANTNSGVTAMVIPMILEQLMALQQQQIHQLQLIEQIRSQVAMMNRQPLRPSLNPVVPSQNTPVQASNQLQGFAASSALQLTIVPPTIVGQATSNQSSAFEGSQHISRPTSGASTPNITSNGSSAPAESSAPSSSNAITSVTPASASNTNSSSQPPNASTPPSVGHGNLTSASSLPNPLLPQTSSNSVIFPNPLVSIAATANALDPLSALMKHRKGKPPNVSVFEPKSSSEDPFFKHKCRFCAKVFGSDSALQIHLRSHTGERPFKCNICGNRFSTKGNLKVHFQRHKEKYPHIQMNPYPVPEYLDNVPTCSGIPYGMSLPPEKPVTTWLDSKPVLPTVPTSIGLQLPPTIPGVNSYGDSPSITPMSRSPQRPSPASSECTSLSPSLNNSESGIPVSADSPQPIHSCPSLTKTEPVTLPPTNARLGDLTVSGQVCTASTSSVPTAVTDSSISTSLPNPVLPAMSDQFKAKFPFGGLLDSMQTSETSKLQQLVENIDKKMTDPNQCVICHRVLSCQSALKMHYRTHTGERPFKCKICGRAFTTKGNLKTHFGVHRAKPPLRVQHSCPICQKKFTNAVVLQQHIRMHMGGQIPNTPLPEGFQDAMDSELSYDEKNVETLSNYDDDIDENSMEEDPELKDTASDSSKPLISYSGSCPPSPPSVISSIAALENQMKMIDSVMNCQQLTGLKSIENGSGESDHLSNDSSSAVGDLESQSAGSPAMSESSSSIQALSPVNSNSESFRSKSPGLSNLGEPQEIQLKTEKPDSPPPATENGGALDLTSTNPGRPVIKEEAPFSLLFLNRERGPSQSTPSLVTSTAPTMIKMEVNGHSKPISLGEVPSLPAGIQVPAAPQTVMSPGITPMLAPPPRRTPKQHNCQSCGKTFSSASALQIHERTHTGEKPFGCTICGRAFTTKGNLKVHMGTHMWNNAPARRGRRLSVENPMALLGGDALKFSEMFQKDLAARAMNVDPNFWNQYAAAITNGLAMKNNEISVIQNGGIPQLPVSLGGSAIPSLSNITSGMDKARTGSSPPIVGLDKASSETGASRPFTRFIEDNKEIGIN, encoded by the exons ATGTCTCGGCGAAAGCAAGCGAAGCCCCAGCATCTCAAGTCGGACGAGGAGCTGCAGGCGGAGGTAGTTTCTGAGCACG TCCCAGGAGAAGGAGCAGATGATGGTGATAGTGGGAATGAAAGCAGGAGTGGAAGTGAAGAAACCAACATTTGCGAAAAATGCTGTGCAGAATTCTTCAAGTGGACAGACTTCCTGGAGCACAAGAAGAATTGCACTAAAAACCCACTGGTGTTGATTGTGAATGAAGATGAAGCAGCACCACCCGCCTCTGAAGAATTCCCTGAACTCTCGCCTGCTAGTTCGCCTAGTGATCAGGCAGAGAGTGAGGCTGCTGAAGAAAGTGTTCAGCCAGAGAACAACGAGAGCTGTGAGATAAAAAACACTGAAAAGGAAGAAGAGCCGATGGAGGTTGAAACTTCTGTGGAAAAAAGTTTCCAGAATCAAGGCACCTCAAACACAGCTACTCCTCTACCTCAGATTCCTGAATCATCTTCCATGACAAATTATAACATGCCAAACACTAATGTTACATTAGAGACTCTACTGAGTACTAAAGTGGCAGTTGCACAGTTTTCACAGAATGCAAGGTCTGCAGCTTCTGCAAACACGAACAGTGGGGTTACTGCAATGGTCATCCCAATGATTCTAGAGCAGCTGATGGCATTGCAACAGCAACAAATTCACCAGCTCCAGCTAATTGAACAGATCCGCAGTCAGGTGGCAATGATGAATCGACAGCCGTTACGTCCCTCTCTGAACCCAGTAGTTCCTTCCCAGAATACTCCTGTGCAAGCTTCTAACCAGCTCCAAGGATTTGCAGCAAGTTCTGCTCTTCAGCTAACCATTGTTCCTCCCACCATTGTGGGACAGGCCACTAGCAATCAGTCTTCTGCCTTTGAGGGTTCTCAGCACATCTCAAGGCCTACATCTGGAGCAAGCACACCTAACATAACCAGCAATGGCTCTTCTGCCCCAGCTGAATCAAGTGCACCCTCCTCCTCTAATGCAATTACATCAGTCACTCCTGCTTCTGCATCAAATACTAATAGTTCTTCACAGCCCCCAAATGCTTCAACTCCACCTTCAGTAGGACATGGAAATCTCACCTCAGCTTCCAGCCTGCCAAACCCACTTCTACCTCAGACTTCATCAAATAGTGTGATCTTCCCCAACCCACTGGTTAGCATTGCTGCAACAGCTAATGCATTAGATCCTCTATCTGCCCTTATGAAGCACCGCAAAGGAAAGCCACCAAATGTGTCAGTGTTTGAACCCAAGTCAAGCTCGGAGGAtccattttttaaacataaatgtCGATTTTGTGCCAAGGTCTTTGGAAGtgacagtgctttacaaatacaCCTACGTtcacacacaggagagagacctttTAAATGTAACATATGTGGAAATCGCTTTTCCACAAAAGGCAATCTGAAAGTTCATTTTCAGAGACATAAGGAGAAATATCCCCACATTCAAATGAATCCATATCCTGTTCCAGAATACCTCGACAATGTGCCCACTTGCTCTGGAATTCCATATGGAATGTCACTGCCTCCTGAAAAACCAGTTACAACATGGTTGGATAGTAAGCCTGTGTTACCGACTGTTCCAACTTCTATTGGGCTACAGCTTCCTCCCACTATACCTGGTGTTAACAGTTATGGAGATTCTCCAAGTATTACTCCTATGAGCAGGTCACCCCAAAGGCCATCTCCTGCTTCAAGTGAATGCACTTCTTTATCTCCAAGCCTAAACAATTCTGAATCGGGCATTCCAGTGTCTGCTGACTCACCACAACCAATTCACAGTTGCCCTTCTCTGACTAAAACCGAACCTGTCACTCTGCCTCCCACAAATGCAAGGTTAGGAGACCTTACTGTAAGTGGGCAAGTTTGTACCGCTTCCACATCTTCAGTTCCAACTGCTGTTACAGATAGCAGCATTTCAACAAGCCTCCCAAACCCTGTGCTTCCAGCAATGTCTGACCAGTTCAAGGCAAAGTTTCCATTTGGTGGTCTACTAGACTCTATGCAAACATCAGAAACCTCAAAACTACAACAGCTAGTAGAGAACATTGATAAGAAGATGACAGATCCAAATCAATGTGTCATTTGTCACCGTGTGCTTAGTTGTCAGAGTGCTCTCAAGATGCATTACAGAACACATACGGGAGAAAGaccatttaaatgcaaaatttgtGGACGTGCCTTTACTACAAAAGGCAATCTAAAAACACATTTTGGAGTTCATCGAGCCAAGCCACCACTAAGAGTACAACATTCATGTCCCATTTGTCAGAAGAAATTTACAAATGCTGTTGTTCTCCAGCAACATATTCGTATGCATATGGGTGGACAAATTCCAAACACACCATTACCAGAGGGCTTCCAAGATGCAATGGACTCAGAGCTTTCCTATGATGAAAAGAATGTTGAAACACTGAGCAACTACGATGATGACATTGATGAAAATTCTATGGAAGAGGACCCAGAATTAAAGGACACAGCAAGTGACTCATCCAAACCACTTATATCTTACTCTGGGTCTTGTCCTCCCTCACCGCCTTCTGTAATTTCCAGTATTGCTGCTCTGGAGAATCAAATGAAAATGATTGATTCTGTCATGAACTGTCAGCAGCTGACCGGTTTAAAATCCATAGAAAATGGATCAGGTGAAAGTGACCATTTGAGCAATGATTCCTCATCAGCTGTTGGTGATCTCGAAAGCCAGAGTGCAGGCAGCCCTGCAATGTCAGAATCTTCTTCCTCCATACAAGCTTTGTCTCCTGTAAATAGCAATAGTGAAAGTTTTAGATCAAAGTCCCCAGGTCTTAGCAACCTGGGAGAACCACAGGAAATACAATTAAAGACAGAAAAACCTGATAGTCCACCACCTGCTACTGAAAATGGAGGTGCTTTAGATCTGACATCCACCAACCCGGGAAGACCTGTCATCAAAGAGGAGGCTCCTTTTAGCCTGCTGTTCCTGAACAGAGAACGTG GTCCCAGCCAAAGTACTCCTAGCCTGGTCACCAGCACTGCGCCTACCATGATCAAAATGGAAGTGAATGGTCACAGCAAGCCGATCTCACTGGGTGAGGTTCCCTCGCTTCCAGCTGGAATCCAGGTTCCTGCTGCACCACAGACAGTGATGAGTCCTGGCATCACTCCTATGCTGGCACCCCCGCCACGTCGGACTCCCAAGCAACACAACTGTCAATCCTGTGGGAAGACTTTCTCCTCAGCAAGTGCACTACAGATACATGAACGCACCCATACTGGTGAAAAgccatttggttgcacaatctgTGGTAGAGCTTTTACCACAAAAGGGAATCTTAAG GTTCACATGGGAACTCATATGTGGAATAATGCCCCTGCAAGACGTGGTCGTCGACTGTCCGTGGAAAACCCAATGGCTTTGTTAGGTGGTGATGCTCTGAAGTTTTCTGAAATGTTCCAAAAAGATTTGGCAGCTCGGGCAATGAATGTTGACCCAAATTTTTGGAACCAGTATGCTGCAGCTATCACTAACGGACTTGCTATGAAGAACAATGAGATTTCTGTCATACAGAACGGAggcattccccagctcccagtaAGTTTAGGTGGAAGTGCCATTCCATCTTTAAGTAACATTACCAGTGGCATGGACAAAGCTCGCACTGGCAGCAGCCCTCCCATTGTTGGTCTGGACAAAGCAAGTTCTGAAACTGGAGCCAGTCGTCCATTCACAAGATTTATTGAGGATAACAAAGAGATTGGCATAAATTAA
- the SALL3 gene encoding sal-like protein 3 isoform X1: protein MSRRKQAKPQHLKSDEELQAEVVSEHAVPGEGADDGDSGNESRSGSEETNICEKCCAEFFKWTDFLEHKKNCTKNPLVLIVNEDEAAPPASEEFPELSPASSPSDQAESEAAEESVQPENNESCEIKNTEKEEEPMEVETSVEKSFQNQGTSNTATPLPQIPESSSMTNYNMPNTNVTLETLLSTKVAVAQFSQNARSAASANTNSGVTAMVIPMILEQLMALQQQQIHQLQLIEQIRSQVAMMNRQPLRPSLNPVVPSQNTPVQASNQLQGFAASSALQLTIVPPTIVGQATSNQSSAFEGSQHISRPTSGASTPNITSNGSSAPAESSAPSSSNAITSVTPASASNTNSSSQPPNASTPPSVGHGNLTSASSLPNPLLPQTSSNSVIFPNPLVSIAATANALDPLSALMKHRKGKPPNVSVFEPKSSSEDPFFKHKCRFCAKVFGSDSALQIHLRSHTGERPFKCNICGNRFSTKGNLKVHFQRHKEKYPHIQMNPYPVPEYLDNVPTCSGIPYGMSLPPEKPVTTWLDSKPVLPTVPTSIGLQLPPTIPGVNSYGDSPSITPMSRSPQRPSPASSECTSLSPSLNNSESGIPVSADSPQPIHSCPSLTKTEPVTLPPTNARLGDLTVSGQVCTASTSSVPTAVTDSSISTSLPNPVLPAMSDQFKAKFPFGGLLDSMQTSETSKLQQLVENIDKKMTDPNQCVICHRVLSCQSALKMHYRTHTGERPFKCKICGRAFTTKGNLKTHFGVHRAKPPLRVQHSCPICQKKFTNAVVLQQHIRMHMGGQIPNTPLPEGFQDAMDSELSYDEKNVETLSNYDDDIDENSMEEDPELKDTASDSSKPLISYSGSCPPSPPSVISSIAALENQMKMIDSVMNCQQLTGLKSIENGSGESDHLSNDSSSAVGDLESQSAGSPAMSESSSSIQALSPVNSNSESFRSKSPGLSNLGEPQEIQLKTEKPDSPPPATENGGALDLTSTNPGRPVIKEEAPFSLLFLNRERGPSQSTPSLVTSTAPTMIKMEVNGHSKPISLGEVPSLPAGIQVPAAPQTVMSPGITPMLAPPPRRTPKQHNCQSCGKTFSSASALQIHERTHTGEKPFGCTICGRAFTTKGNLKVHMGTHMWNNAPARRGRRLSVENPMALLGGDALKFSEMFQKDLAARAMNVDPNFWNQYAAAITNGLAMKNNEISVIQNGGIPQLPVSLGGSAIPSLSNITSGMDKARTGSSPPIVGLDKASSETGASRPFTRFIEDNKEIGIN from the exons ATGTCTCGGCGAAAGCAAGCGAAGCCCCAGCATCTCAAGTCGGACGAGGAGCTGCAGGCGGAGGTAGTTTCTGAGCACG CAGTCCCAGGAGAAGGAGCAGATGATGGTGATAGTGGGAATGAAAGCAGGAGTGGAAGTGAAGAAACCAACATTTGCGAAAAATGCTGTGCAGAATTCTTCAAGTGGACAGACTTCCTGGAGCACAAGAAGAATTGCACTAAAAACCCACTGGTGTTGATTGTGAATGAAGATGAAGCAGCACCACCCGCCTCTGAAGAATTCCCTGAACTCTCGCCTGCTAGTTCGCCTAGTGATCAGGCAGAGAGTGAGGCTGCTGAAGAAAGTGTTCAGCCAGAGAACAACGAGAGCTGTGAGATAAAAAACACTGAAAAGGAAGAAGAGCCGATGGAGGTTGAAACTTCTGTGGAAAAAAGTTTCCAGAATCAAGGCACCTCAAACACAGCTACTCCTCTACCTCAGATTCCTGAATCATCTTCCATGACAAATTATAACATGCCAAACACTAATGTTACATTAGAGACTCTACTGAGTACTAAAGTGGCAGTTGCACAGTTTTCACAGAATGCAAGGTCTGCAGCTTCTGCAAACACGAACAGTGGGGTTACTGCAATGGTCATCCCAATGATTCTAGAGCAGCTGATGGCATTGCAACAGCAACAAATTCACCAGCTCCAGCTAATTGAACAGATCCGCAGTCAGGTGGCAATGATGAATCGACAGCCGTTACGTCCCTCTCTGAACCCAGTAGTTCCTTCCCAGAATACTCCTGTGCAAGCTTCTAACCAGCTCCAAGGATTTGCAGCAAGTTCTGCTCTTCAGCTAACCATTGTTCCTCCCACCATTGTGGGACAGGCCACTAGCAATCAGTCTTCTGCCTTTGAGGGTTCTCAGCACATCTCAAGGCCTACATCTGGAGCAAGCACACCTAACATAACCAGCAATGGCTCTTCTGCCCCAGCTGAATCAAGTGCACCCTCCTCCTCTAATGCAATTACATCAGTCACTCCTGCTTCTGCATCAAATACTAATAGTTCTTCACAGCCCCCAAATGCTTCAACTCCACCTTCAGTAGGACATGGAAATCTCACCTCAGCTTCCAGCCTGCCAAACCCACTTCTACCTCAGACTTCATCAAATAGTGTGATCTTCCCCAACCCACTGGTTAGCATTGCTGCAACAGCTAATGCATTAGATCCTCTATCTGCCCTTATGAAGCACCGCAAAGGAAAGCCACCAAATGTGTCAGTGTTTGAACCCAAGTCAAGCTCGGAGGAtccattttttaaacataaatgtCGATTTTGTGCCAAGGTCTTTGGAAGtgacagtgctttacaaatacaCCTACGTtcacacacaggagagagacctttTAAATGTAACATATGTGGAAATCGCTTTTCCACAAAAGGCAATCTGAAAGTTCATTTTCAGAGACATAAGGAGAAATATCCCCACATTCAAATGAATCCATATCCTGTTCCAGAATACCTCGACAATGTGCCCACTTGCTCTGGAATTCCATATGGAATGTCACTGCCTCCTGAAAAACCAGTTACAACATGGTTGGATAGTAAGCCTGTGTTACCGACTGTTCCAACTTCTATTGGGCTACAGCTTCCTCCCACTATACCTGGTGTTAACAGTTATGGAGATTCTCCAAGTATTACTCCTATGAGCAGGTCACCCCAAAGGCCATCTCCTGCTTCAAGTGAATGCACTTCTTTATCTCCAAGCCTAAACAATTCTGAATCGGGCATTCCAGTGTCTGCTGACTCACCACAACCAATTCACAGTTGCCCTTCTCTGACTAAAACCGAACCTGTCACTCTGCCTCCCACAAATGCAAGGTTAGGAGACCTTACTGTAAGTGGGCAAGTTTGTACCGCTTCCACATCTTCAGTTCCAACTGCTGTTACAGATAGCAGCATTTCAACAAGCCTCCCAAACCCTGTGCTTCCAGCAATGTCTGACCAGTTCAAGGCAAAGTTTCCATTTGGTGGTCTACTAGACTCTATGCAAACATCAGAAACCTCAAAACTACAACAGCTAGTAGAGAACATTGATAAGAAGATGACAGATCCAAATCAATGTGTCATTTGTCACCGTGTGCTTAGTTGTCAGAGTGCTCTCAAGATGCATTACAGAACACATACGGGAGAAAGaccatttaaatgcaaaatttgtGGACGTGCCTTTACTACAAAAGGCAATCTAAAAACACATTTTGGAGTTCATCGAGCCAAGCCACCACTAAGAGTACAACATTCATGTCCCATTTGTCAGAAGAAATTTACAAATGCTGTTGTTCTCCAGCAACATATTCGTATGCATATGGGTGGACAAATTCCAAACACACCATTACCAGAGGGCTTCCAAGATGCAATGGACTCAGAGCTTTCCTATGATGAAAAGAATGTTGAAACACTGAGCAACTACGATGATGACATTGATGAAAATTCTATGGAAGAGGACCCAGAATTAAAGGACACAGCAAGTGACTCATCCAAACCACTTATATCTTACTCTGGGTCTTGTCCTCCCTCACCGCCTTCTGTAATTTCCAGTATTGCTGCTCTGGAGAATCAAATGAAAATGATTGATTCTGTCATGAACTGTCAGCAGCTGACCGGTTTAAAATCCATAGAAAATGGATCAGGTGAAAGTGACCATTTGAGCAATGATTCCTCATCAGCTGTTGGTGATCTCGAAAGCCAGAGTGCAGGCAGCCCTGCAATGTCAGAATCTTCTTCCTCCATACAAGCTTTGTCTCCTGTAAATAGCAATAGTGAAAGTTTTAGATCAAAGTCCCCAGGTCTTAGCAACCTGGGAGAACCACAGGAAATACAATTAAAGACAGAAAAACCTGATAGTCCACCACCTGCTACTGAAAATGGAGGTGCTTTAGATCTGACATCCACCAACCCGGGAAGACCTGTCATCAAAGAGGAGGCTCCTTTTAGCCTGCTGTTCCTGAACAGAGAACGTG GTCCCAGCCAAAGTACTCCTAGCCTGGTCACCAGCACTGCGCCTACCATGATCAAAATGGAAGTGAATGGTCACAGCAAGCCGATCTCACTGGGTGAGGTTCCCTCGCTTCCAGCTGGAATCCAGGTTCCTGCTGCACCACAGACAGTGATGAGTCCTGGCATCACTCCTATGCTGGCACCCCCGCCACGTCGGACTCCCAAGCAACACAACTGTCAATCCTGTGGGAAGACTTTCTCCTCAGCAAGTGCACTACAGATACATGAACGCACCCATACTGGTGAAAAgccatttggttgcacaatctgTGGTAGAGCTTTTACCACAAAAGGGAATCTTAAG GTTCACATGGGAACTCATATGTGGAATAATGCCCCTGCAAGACGTGGTCGTCGACTGTCCGTGGAAAACCCAATGGCTTTGTTAGGTGGTGATGCTCTGAAGTTTTCTGAAATGTTCCAAAAAGATTTGGCAGCTCGGGCAATGAATGTTGACCCAAATTTTTGGAACCAGTATGCTGCAGCTATCACTAACGGACTTGCTATGAAGAACAATGAGATTTCTGTCATACAGAACGGAggcattccccagctcccagtaAGTTTAGGTGGAAGTGCCATTCCATCTTTAAGTAACATTACCAGTGGCATGGACAAAGCTCGCACTGGCAGCAGCCCTCCCATTGTTGGTCTGGACAAAGCAAGTTCTGAAACTGGAGCCAGTCGTCCATTCACAAGATTTATTGAGGATAACAAAGAGATTGGCATAAATTAA